From Arachis stenosperma cultivar V10309 chromosome 2, arast.V10309.gnm1.PFL2, whole genome shotgun sequence, one genomic window encodes:
- the LOC130961203 gene encoding protein MAIN-LIKE 1-like — MTITLQDMAYQLRLKINDYYPVSGCIGGWEQHHQGRTIEELCEQILGVVFGPEDRQSQTKWTVKLTWFHNMVCGELEQDATVERLMRYTRGYIMQLIGGIIFPVAFDFRVHIRWLPLLEDLDTCGRLSWSSAVLEWLWVQYQPNNVTGESRLRHYRRTLNGIGMQNELPLTLQP, encoded by the exons ATGACTATCACCCTGCAGGACATGGCCTATCAGTTGAGACTCAAGATTAACGATTATTATCCTGTGAGTGGATGCATAGGTGGGTGGGAGCAGCATCATCAGGGACGGACCATTGAGGAGTTATGTGAGCAGATTCTGGGTGTTGTTTTCGGCCCAGAGGACAGACAGTCACAGACGAAGTGGACCGTGAAGCTCACTTGGTTCCACAACATGGTTTGTGGAGAGTTGGAGCAGGACGCCACTGTAGAGCGCCTGATGAGGTACACGAGAGGATACATCATGCAGTTGATAGGGGGTATCATCTTCCCAGTTGCATTTGACTTTCGGGTGCATATCAGGTGGCTTCCTTTGCTGGAGGACCTTGATACATGTGGCCGGTTGTCATGGAGTTCGGCTGTGTTGGAATGGCT GTGGGTTCAGTACCAGCCTAACAATGTCACAGGCGAGAGCAGGTTGAGGCATTACAGGCGTACCCTGAACGGGATTGGGATGCAAAAT GAACTGCCGCTAACTCTTCAACCGTGA